From Mytilus edulis chromosome 8, xbMytEdul2.2, whole genome shotgun sequence, one genomic window encodes:
- the LOC139486651 gene encoding uncharacterized protein, with protein MPKASDFRQLFLISGLVCAATSEPVVCPDSSQWSLRTRAFCNSTHPSLNCLYEETTSTFVQFCTTRPDFQRPGYKFIIRGNIDGIVCEKNRFQPIKFWTNGSSDCILEKTRCDEHGQVIHVESDSTSDRTCRCDYTKGFAFVSQRQNCFCDPSLEDCSCFLKPCSKFQVMTPDYNCINAKDWTGLFKCPVITKTMTTSATTRCPTTTPDMNRSPLMSMVVKKFNALTVTVLIVTTVMLIIVSTTCGTNIKKCCRNLNMTEKELDERYERIKKDELKGNLNMTETELDERSELMRKENIKDRKSNAQRTAKIFRNIKQSKARIDKICVGLITIQAEQKEAMHINNEQMEAISQQRQQSKDRIYQKASGNCGNCLAELMSSTPLQKQLAVSGFYQVSPMLNAVPTYGIIPAESMANPTYITPIMTTSSAPGALTCFP; from the exons ATGCCAAAGGCTTCCGACTTTAGACAG CTTTTCCTTATATCTGGATTAGTCTGTGCTGCAACTTCAGAACCTGTTGTGTGTCCAGATTCCTCGCAATGGAGTTTGAGAACCAGAGCATTTTGCAATTCTACACATCCGTCATTGAACTGCCTATATGAGGAGACGACTTCAACATTTGTACAGTTCTGTACGACGAGACCAGATTTCCAAAGACCTG GCTACAAATTTATCATAAGAGGCAACATAGATGGAATTGtgtgtgaaaaaaatagatttcaaCCCATCAAATTCTGGACAAATGGCAGTAGCGACTGCATCCTTGAAAAGACGCGCTGTGATGAACATGGGCAAGTCATTCATGTTGAGAGTGATTCTACGTCAGACAGGACATGCAGATGTGATTATACTAAAGGGTTTGCGTTTGTATCACAGAGACAAAATTGCTTCTGTGATCCTTCGCTTGAAGATTGTTCCTGTTTCCTGAAACCATGCAGCAAGTTTCAAGTGATGACACctg ATTACAACTGCATTAATGCTAAGGATTGGACTGGTCTTTTCAAGTGTCCTGTAATTACGAAAACAAT GACAACAAGTGCAACAACAAGATGTCCAACAACAACACCAG ataTGAACCGGTCTCCATTAATGTCGATGGTTGTCAAAAAGTTCAATGCTCTAACAGTTACGGTATTAATTGTGACAA CTGTTATGCTCATAATTGTATCTACGACATGTGGTACAAATATAAAGAAATGTTGCA GAAATTTAAATATGACAGAAAAAGAATTGGATGAAAGATACGAACGAATAAAGAAAGATGAATTAAAAG GGAATTTAAATATGACAGAAACAGAATTGGATGAAAGATCCGAATTAATGAGGAAAGaaaacataaaag ATAGAAAATCTAATGCTCAAAGAACAGCTAAGATTTtccgcaatataaaacagagcaaagcgcgaattgataaaatatgtgttggtctcattacgattcaagctgaacagaaagaggcaatgcATATTAATAACGAACAGATGGAAGCAATATCTCAGCAACGTCAGCAGTCTAAAGACAGGATATACCAGAAGGCTAGTGGTAATTGTGGTAattgcttggcggaattgatg aGCAGCACACCTTTACAGAAACAATTGGCTGTAAGTGGATTTTATCAAGTTTCTCCAATGCTAAATGCAGTACCTACTTACGGTATCATCCCCGCcgagtcaatggcaaatcccacatatatcactccaattatgacaacctcgtcaGCTCCTGGAGCTCTAACATGCTTCCCATAA